Proteins encoded together in one Pseudomonas asiatica window:
- the hutC gene encoding histidine utilization repressor — protein MGEGPAPLYARVKQMIIQQIDNGSWPPHHRVPSESELVSELGFSRMTINRALRELTAEGLLVRMQGVGTFVAEPKGRSALFEVNNIADEIAARGHQHSCQVITLTEETAGSERALALDMREGQRVFHSLIVHFENGVPVQIEDRYVNAAIAPDYLKQDFTRQTPYAYLSQVAPLTEGEHVVEAILAEPEECRLLQIERGEPCLLIRRRTWSGRQPVTAARLIHPGSRHRLEGRFSK, from the coding sequence ATGGGCGAGGGCCCGGCTCCGCTTTACGCCCGGGTCAAACAGATGATCATCCAGCAGATCGACAACGGCAGCTGGCCACCGCATCACCGGGTACCCTCGGAGAGCGAACTGGTCAGTGAGCTGGGCTTCAGCCGCATGACCATCAACCGCGCCCTGCGCGAGCTCACTGCCGAAGGCCTGCTGGTGCGCATGCAAGGGGTCGGTACCTTCGTGGCCGAGCCCAAGGGGCGTTCGGCGCTGTTCGAGGTCAACAACATTGCCGACGAAATTGCCGCGCGTGGCCACCAGCATAGCTGCCAGGTGATCACCCTCACCGAGGAAACGGCCGGTTCCGAGCGGGCCCTGGCCCTGGATATGCGCGAAGGCCAGCGAGTGTTCCACTCGCTGATCGTGCATTTCGAGAACGGCGTGCCGGTGCAGATCGAGGACCGCTACGTCAATGCGGCGATTGCCCCCGACTACCTCAAGCAGGACTTCACCCGGCAGACGCCATACGCCTACCTGTCGCAGGTGGCGCCGCTGACCGAGGGTGAGCACGTGGTAGAGGCAATCCTGGCCGAGCCGGAAGAATGCCGCCTGTTGCAGATCGAGAGGGGCGAGCCCTGCCTGCTGATCCGCCGTCGCACCTGGTCCGGCCGCCAGCCGGTGACTGCCGCGCGGCTGATCCACCCCGGTTCCCGTCATCGCCTGGAAGGACGTTTCAGTAAATGA